One genomic segment of Deinococcus budaensis includes these proteins:
- a CDS encoding helix-turn-helix transcriptional regulator produces MNNRIRTLRTGRGWTQADLAERLDVSRQTVNALETGKYDPSLPLAFRLARLFGQRIEDIFDDGSGAREEHGPC; encoded by the coding sequence ATGAACAACCGCATCCGGACCCTGCGGACCGGGCGCGGCTGGACCCAGGCCGATCTGGCCGAGCGGCTGGACGTGAGCCGCCAGACCGTGAACGCCCTGGAAACCGGCAAGTACGACCCCAGCCTGCCGCTGGCCTTCCGCCTCGCGCGGCTGTTCGGGCAGCGGATCGAGGACATCTTCGACGACGGGTCTGGCGCCCGGGAGGAACACGGACCATGCTGA
- a CDS encoding ABC transporter permease — protein sequence MRPELPRWNYLWRVASRDLLSTLRDRRTITGTILIPLLLIPLFTLGLPLLLGRFIGGQAQERQRVGVVGPLPAPLRTALTRDEQAPDGSVLRAGVELVPVSDPRAAVQSGEVDAALRAPAPLPTRAGDGSGTLEVYAKLGNLRAQTGAYAKVQSTVEAYNRELAVERLDSLGLGEQTLRPVALAPIDASPEQERRSGQLAFLIPLLMLNFILTGAMATALDATAGEKERGTLESLLVSPVRRSEVVAGKLLATTVTALTTALFSVLGFLASGLIARLAVPGAGAASEVTQAFGGQLTLSPGGALTLLGTVISAALLISAILIALSIYARSYKEAQTYVTPLTLAIVFPAVLLQFSDFLTLGAGTYAIPLFGSMVAILDIVRGNLTPAHAATAIAANLLGALLMGLLALRSFGREEVIFRN from the coding sequence ATGCGTCCTGAGCTGCCGCGCTGGAACTACCTCTGGCGGGTGGCCTCGCGCGACCTGCTCTCCACCCTGCGCGACCGGCGGACCATCACAGGCACCATCCTGATTCCGCTGCTGCTGATCCCGCTGTTCACGCTGGGGCTGCCCCTGCTGCTGGGCCGCTTTATCGGCGGGCAGGCGCAGGAGCGCCAGCGGGTGGGCGTGGTCGGCCCCCTGCCCGCCCCGCTGCGCACGGCGCTGACTCGCGACGAGCAGGCCCCCGACGGCAGCGTTCTGCGCGCCGGGGTCGAGCTGGTGCCGGTCTCGGACCCCCGCGCGGCCGTCCAGTCGGGCGAGGTGGACGCGGCCCTGCGCGCGCCCGCCCCGCTGCCTACCCGCGCGGGCGACGGCAGCGGCACGCTGGAGGTCTACGCCAAGCTGGGCAACCTGCGCGCCCAGACCGGGGCCTACGCCAAGGTGCAGTCCACCGTCGAGGCCTACAACCGCGAGCTGGCGGTCGAGCGCCTGGACAGCCTGGGCCTGGGCGAGCAGACGCTGAGGCCCGTCGCCCTCGCGCCCATCGACGCCAGCCCCGAGCAGGAGCGCCGCAGCGGCCAGCTCGCCTTTCTGATTCCGCTCCTGATGCTGAATTTCATCCTGACCGGGGCGATGGCGACCGCGCTCGACGCCACGGCAGGTGAAAAGGAACGCGGCACCCTGGAAAGCCTGCTGGTGTCTCCGGTGCGGCGCTCGGAGGTCGTGGCCGGCAAGCTGCTGGCGACCACCGTCACGGCCCTGACCACGGCCCTCTTTAGCGTGCTGGGCTTTCTCGCCAGCGGCCTGATCGCCCGGCTGGCCGTGCCCGGCGCGGGCGCCGCCAGCGAGGTCACCCAGGCGTTCGGCGGCCAGCTCACGCTAAGCCCAGGGGGCGCGCTGACCCTGCTGGGCACCGTGATCAGCGCCGCGCTGCTGATCAGCGCGATCTTGATCGCCCTGAGCATCTACGCCCGCTCCTACAAAGAAGCCCAGACCTACGTCACGCCGCTGACGCTCGCCATCGTGTTTCCGGCGGTGCTGCTGCAATTCAGCGACTTCCTGACGCTGGGGGCAGGCACCTACGCCATTCCGCTGTTCGGCAGCATGGTCGCCATCCTCGACATCGTGCGCGGCAACCTGACGCCCGCGCACGCCGCGACCGCCATCGCCGCCAACCTGCTCGGCGCGCTGTTGATGGGGCTGCTCGCCCTGCGGTCCTTCGGGCGCGAGGAGGTCATCTTCCGCAACTAG
- a CDS encoding PRC-barrel domain-containing protein, whose protein sequence is MIKGKELLGRHVVAINTGERVDSVRDLVFDHQANQVLGLLVDEGGWFRAARVVPFEAIRSIGEDAIMVDSADAVTSTREDGRLAEVLDSNVSLTGMTLLTTDGQNLGKIADVFFDERTGHVEGYEATGGIFSDLSSGRTFVPAPEDVQIGHDAAIVPISVATAMQEQEPGGLKGSLQSAGQSLSGAYQSAAESVKHSYENIAEATKERQKEYVVGKTAGGDIALEDGTVIVHKGDTITAEQAEQAEGAGKLTALATAATGGVLAGAYDTAKERVQGSYEDLRGATAERQKEFVVGKTAANDVVAEMADGVQEIIVHKGALITEFQAERAEQAGKLAALTAAATGGAIGDQVQAVRERREPTVEDAIGRRVRSDVRAPGGSLLAVQGQIVTPLVAERARTLGVEQALLNATTAAAGTGTTSAGSGTTAALAGGVASVSEGASNLLDRAKAWLGDKRDEAGQALENRQEQQMEQKVRDALGRPVTRVILAPDDTIILNVGEIVTHKAIDAARAGDVLDILVDSVSKEEPSIDPLTVRPHETGTAALETQPDPSEGQTTAADPNNPTRLT, encoded by the coding sequence ATGATCAAAGGCAAAGAACTGCTCGGGCGCCACGTCGTGGCGATCAACACGGGCGAGCGCGTGGACTCGGTGCGCGACTTGGTGTTCGACCACCAGGCCAATCAGGTGCTGGGCCTGCTGGTTGACGAGGGCGGCTGGTTCCGCGCCGCGCGGGTCGTGCCCTTCGAGGCGATCCGCTCCATCGGTGAGGACGCCATCATGGTGGACAGCGCCGACGCGGTGACTTCCACCCGCGAGGACGGCCGGCTGGCCGAGGTGCTGGACTCCAATGTCAGCCTGACCGGCATGACGCTGCTGACCACCGACGGGCAGAACCTGGGCAAGATCGCGGACGTGTTTTTCGACGAGCGCACCGGCCACGTCGAGGGCTACGAGGCGACCGGCGGCATCTTCAGCGACCTGTCGAGCGGGCGGACCTTCGTGCCTGCCCCCGAGGACGTGCAGATCGGCCACGACGCGGCCATCGTGCCCATCAGCGTGGCGACGGCCATGCAGGAGCAGGAACCCGGCGGCCTCAAGGGCAGCCTGCAATCGGCGGGCCAGAGCCTCAGCGGCGCCTACCAGAGCGCGGCCGAGAGCGTCAAGCACAGCTACGAGAACATCGCCGAGGCCACCAAGGAGCGCCAGAAGGAATACGTCGTCGGCAAGACGGCGGGCGGCGACATCGCCCTAGAAGACGGCACGGTGATTGTCCACAAGGGAGACACCATCACGGCCGAGCAGGCCGAGCAGGCCGAGGGCGCCGGCAAGCTCACCGCGCTGGCCACCGCCGCGACCGGGGGGGTCCTCGCGGGCGCCTATGACACGGCCAAGGAGCGGGTGCAGGGCAGCTACGAGGACCTGCGCGGCGCGACCGCCGAACGCCAGAAGGAATTCGTGGTGGGCAAGACGGCCGCCAACGACGTGGTGGCCGAGATGGCCGACGGCGTGCAGGAGATCATCGTTCATAAGGGCGCTTTGATCACCGAGTTCCAGGCCGAGCGCGCCGAGCAGGCCGGGAAACTCGCCGCCCTGACCGCCGCCGCGACCGGCGGGGCCATCGGGGACCAGGTGCAGGCGGTGCGTGAGCGGCGCGAGCCGACAGTCGAGGACGCCATCGGGCGGCGGGTGCGCAGCGATGTGCGCGCGCCCGGCGGGAGCCTCCTCGCCGTGCAGGGGCAGATCGTGACCCCGCTGGTCGCGGAACGTGCCCGCACCCTGGGTGTCGAACAGGCGCTGCTGAACGCCACCACGGCGGCGGCCGGGACAGGCACGACCAGCGCCGGTTCGGGAACGACCGCAGCCCTGGCGGGCGGCGTCGCCAGCGTCAGCGAGGGCGCGAGCAACCTGCTCGACCGCGCCAAGGCCTGGCTGGGCGACAAGCGCGACGAGGCCGGGCAGGCGCTCGAGAACCGGCAGGAACAGCAGATGGAGCAGAAGGTGCGCGACGCGCTGGGCCGCCCGGTGACCCGCGTAATCCTGGCCCCTGACGACACCATCATCCTCAACGTCGGCGAGATCGTGACCCACAAGGCCATCGACGCCGCGCGCGCCGGGGACGTGCTCGACATCCTGGTGGACAGCGTGAGCAAGGAAGAACCATCCATTGACCCGCTGACCGTGCGCCCCCACGAGACTGGCACGGCGGCGCTGGAGACCCAGCCGGACCCCAGCGAAGGGCAGACCACCGCCGCTGATCCCAACAACCCCACCCGCCTGACCTGA
- a CDS encoding enolase C-terminal domain-like protein, with translation MSAPRVARVEGLPFRLPLTGTLAWGAHSTLSAAEHVLVRVTLDDGTVGHAEAPPRPTIYGETAASVVAILGWLEPALRGLSITDEAALSRVRNSAANNHTARGALDLALHDARARAQGLSLWDTWLGPHTRVRVSFILGIDTPAAMLAEAERVVASGVRCLKVKVGRDHARDLAVIRDLRSAFGDAVQLYADSNETLTPEEAPAALAAMRGAGLTCVEEPLPVRELRARAALHAQGILPIVADDSCFTPGDLDRELSFGTFDILNVKTARSGLTDGAAMLGQAAAHGKRGMVGSQASSGLGTLHAALLATRPEVTEPCELSFVLKLEADLLDRPLTFQDGWLDVAALRDHRLDPAQLRRFRL, from the coding sequence GTGAGCGCGCCCCGGGTCGCGCGGGTCGAGGGCCTGCCTTTTCGCCTGCCGCTGACGGGCACGTTGGCCTGGGGCGCCCACAGCACCCTGAGCGCGGCCGAGCACGTGCTGGTGCGGGTCACGCTGGACGACGGCACGGTGGGCCACGCCGAGGCCCCCCCGCGCCCCACCATCTACGGCGAGACGGCCGCGAGCGTGGTGGCGATCCTGGGCTGGCTGGAACCTGCCCTGCGGGGCCTGTCCATCACCGACGAGGCCGCCCTGAGCCGGGTGCGGAACAGCGCGGCGAACAACCACACCGCGCGCGGCGCGCTCGACCTGGCGCTGCACGACGCCCGCGCCCGCGCCCAGGGCCTGAGCCTGTGGGACACCTGGCTGGGTCCGCACACGCGGGTGCGCGTCAGCTTCATCCTGGGCATCGACACTCCGGCGGCCATGCTCGCCGAGGCCGAGCGGGTGGTGGCCTCGGGCGTGCGTTGCCTCAAGGTCAAGGTGGGGCGCGACCACGCCCGCGACCTCGCGGTGATCCGTGACCTGCGGTCCGCCTTCGGGGACGCGGTGCAGCTGTACGCCGACAGCAACGAGACCCTGACGCCAGAGGAAGCGCCCGCCGCCCTGGCCGCCATGCGCGGCGCGGGCCTGACCTGCGTGGAGGAACCGCTCCCGGTGCGCGAGCTGCGGGCCAGGGCGGCCCTGCACGCCCAGGGCATCCTCCCCATCGTGGCCGACGACTCGTGTTTCACGCCAGGCGACCTGGACCGCGAACTGAGTTTTGGCACCTTCGACATTCTGAACGTGAAGACGGCGCGCAGTGGCCTGACCGACGGGGCGGCGATGCTGGGGCAGGCCGCCGCCCACGGCAAGCGCGGCATGGTCGGCTCGCAGGCCAGCAGCGGTCTGGGCACCCTGCACGCGGCGCTGCTCGCCACCCGGCCCGAGGTGACCGAGCCGTGCGAGCTGAGTTTCGTGCTCAAGCTGGAAGCGGACCTGCTCGACCGCCCCCTCACCTTCCAGGACGGGTGGCTGGACGTGGCGGCGCTGCGGGACCACAGGCTCGACCCGGCGCAGCTGCGGCGCTTCCGGCTCTAG
- a CDS encoding AAA family ATPase yields the protein MSAQPLAPLPPGLHPGAPRTAREVPLGEWPLTVLVGVTGVGKSTALAALRAADPAARALPDRREITDHVMLAPGPITDRAERFARTARYRAQHPGGMAHALGTLSADTAVWGERLLFDGLRGWEEVEHAARHFPAWRFVALHAPDAERVRRLLGRADAFDRVTAGHRSGGVLRAELGALPGVAAVLTPAELDALAALEGQGHPPADILAKTRIVVTEREHYDPQAAWSFLQTLPPARALLLDTVALAPEQVAAAVGAWGADWGGRGGAGA from the coding sequence ATGTCCGCCCAGCCTCTGGCGCCGCTGCCGCCCGGCCTGCACCCCGGCGCCCCCCGCACGGCCCGGGAGGTGCCGCTGGGCGAGTGGCCGCTGACCGTCCTCGTCGGCGTGACCGGGGTGGGCAAAAGCACGGCGCTGGCCGCGCTGAGGGCGGCGGACCCGGCTGCGCGGGCCTTGCCCGACCGCCGCGAGATCACCGACCACGTGATGCTGGCGCCCGGCCCCATCACCGACCGGGCCGAGCGCTTCGCCCGGACGGCCCGCTACCGCGCGCAGCATCCCGGCGGGATGGCGCACGCCCTGGGCACCCTCAGCGCCGACACCGCGGTCTGGGGCGAGCGGCTGCTCTTCGACGGCCTGCGCGGGTGGGAGGAGGTCGAGCACGCGGCCCGGCATTTTCCCGCCTGGCGCTTCGTGGCCCTGCACGCCCCCGACGCCGAGCGGGTGCGCCGACTGCTGGGCCGCGCGGACGCCTTTGACCGGGTGACGGCGGGGCACCGCTCCGGCGGCGTGCTGCGCGCCGAGCTGGGCGCCCTGCCCGGGGTGGCCGCTGTCCTGACCCCGGCGGAACTGGACGCCCTGGCGGCGCTGGAGGGCCAGGGCCACCCGCCCGCCGACATCCTCGCCAAGACCCGCATCGTGGTCACCGAGCGCGAGCACTACGACCCGCAAGCCGCGTGGAGCTTCTTGCAGACGCTGCCGCCCGCCCGCGCGCTGCTGCTCGACACGGTCGCCCTCGCGCCCGAGCAGGTGGCGGCCGCCGTCGGGGCCTGGGGGGCGGACTGGGGTGGCCGGGGCGGGGCCGGGGCGTGA
- a CDS encoding ATP-binding cassette domain-containing protein — protein sequence MLNIRNLSKTYGKHAALRNVSLHAGEGEVFGLLGPNGAGKTTLLRIIATLLRPSSGTAELAGHDVTRDPEAVRRVIGVVNGGMGLPARLTGREVLRSFAGLYGMSKAQADARITELDVALDLGRALDARAGEYSTGMKQKVVIARAVIHDPQVLILDEAASGLDIFARRTLLDFVAAARQPGKLTLYSTHVMSEAEEVCDRVAILHQGELVTVGPIPEILARTGERNLERAFFTLVRGAEAQTAAAAVAHAS from the coding sequence ATGCTGAACATCCGGAACCTGAGCAAGACCTACGGCAAGCACGCGGCCCTGCGGAACGTGAGCCTCCACGCCGGAGAGGGCGAGGTCTTCGGCCTGCTGGGACCCAACGGCGCCGGAAAGACCACGCTGCTGCGGATCATCGCGACGCTGCTGCGCCCCAGCTCGGGCACGGCGGAACTGGCGGGCCACGATGTGACGCGCGACCCCGAAGCCGTGCGGCGGGTGATCGGGGTGGTCAACGGCGGCATGGGGCTGCCCGCCCGCCTGACCGGGCGCGAGGTGCTGCGCTCCTTTGCCGGGCTGTACGGAATGAGTAAGGCGCAGGCCGACGCCCGGATCACCGAGCTGGACGTGGCGCTTGACCTCGGGCGCGCCCTCGACGCCCGGGCGGGCGAGTACTCCACCGGCATGAAGCAGAAGGTGGTGATTGCCCGCGCGGTGATCCACGACCCGCAGGTCCTGATTCTGGACGAGGCGGCCAGCGGACTGGACATCTTCGCGCGCCGGACGCTGCTCGACTTCGTGGCGGCGGCGCGGCAGCCGGGCAAGCTGACCCTCTATTCGACGCACGTCATGAGCGAGGCCGAGGAGGTCTGCGACCGGGTGGCGATCTTGCACCAGGGCGAGCTGGTCACCGTCGGGCCCATTCCCGAGATTCTGGCCCGGACCGGCGAGCGCAACCTGGAGCGGGCCTTTTTCACGCTGGTGCGCGGCGCGGAGGCCCAGACGGCGGCCGCGGCGGTGGCCCATGCGTCCTGA
- a CDS encoding transcriptional regulator, with amino-acid sequence MFNPPTLEDLQETRRANEKLVLKALESKPEWVETELAKTTGLALSHLRAALASLLDQGRVRRLPGTGTRAVYGLADPGLADVPATPLTEGAKKVRDYLEGRADSALYMSEQLRMTREDVMTALSLLNAHGMITCTFVGSLVIFRLKETQAIGQEQSPAPTSKKKQVA; translated from the coding sequence ATGTTCAATCCCCCCACCCTCGAAGACCTGCAAGAAACCCGCCGCGCCAACGAGAAGCTCGTCCTCAAGGCGCTGGAAAGCAAGCCCGAGTGGGTCGAGACCGAACTGGCCAAGACGACCGGCCTGGCGCTGTCGCACCTGCGCGCGGCGCTGGCCAGCCTGCTCGACCAGGGGCGCGTCCGCCGCCTGCCCGGCACCGGGACCCGCGCCGTGTACGGCCTGGCCGACCCCGGCTTGGCCGACGTGCCTGCCACGCCCCTGACCGAGGGGGCCAAGAAGGTCCGCGACTACCTCGAGGGCCGCGCCGACAGCGCCCTGTACATGAGCGAGCAGCTGCGCATGACCCGCGAGGACGTGATGACGGCCCTGTCGCTGCTCAACGCGCACGGCATGATCACCTGCACCTTTGTGGGCAGCCTGGTGATTTTCCGGCTCAAGGAGACGCAGGCCATCGGGCAGGAGCAGTCGCCCGCGCCCACCAGCAAGAAAAAGCAGGTTGCGTAA